The Chrysemys picta bellii isolate R12L10 chromosome 24, ASM1138683v2, whole genome shotgun sequence genomic interval CTCCAGGGCCAGGTCCTTCAGGCAGGTAACTGCCTGGCTCAGAGCTGCATTCTCTACTTCCACCCACTCCCGCTCCTCCTCTGCTGCCGCCACCTGTAATGCAGCTACAGAGAGGGAAGACGCCTGGGCCAGAGCCTGCGCCTTCCACATATCCTGTTCCTTCTCCAACTCATTACACTGGTCCTTGAGTGAGTCTATTTCAGTGGTGAGCTGACTCTTTGCTGCCTGCCATTGCCAGCCTGCTTGCCACAGCAGCCAGGCGGCTGCACAATCCAGTCCCGCCTTACTGGGACCATATATAAGTACATATTTATCCAACATGAGCTCTAGTTCAGGAATTGTACTCCCAGGTGGAACTGCCCCTGGCATCCAGGGGTCTGCCCCTTTCTTTTGGAGCCATGCTAACAACACCCCGGGCGGCGGCGGCGCTCCCCAAGAGGGGGTGTATTCTCGCTCGGGCTGCTTTGCCTTTTTCTTTCCCTTGCTCCACAGTGGCATACTTAGAAGCGATGTCCTTTTCTTCCTGCGATGGGTTGCTAGCCTACCACTTTTTACCCTGGCTCGAGCCGGACGCGCTCAAGAAGCTATTAGGGGCACCAGGGGATTTACACCTAATTCTCTCCCTTGCCCTATACCAGTCCTCCGTAGTGACGTCCTTTTCTCCTTGCAGTGGGTTGCTAGCCTACCACCTTTTCATGCAGGTTCGAGCCGGACCCACCCAAGAGAGCACCGGGGGGCACCAGGGGACCCCTACTCTTGGGTCAAATCCTCCACTAAGCTACCCGCATTGTCCACCATTAATGTTACCtgaaattgggtcagctagtaagcttagggaggactaatgacccagcagagtttggcagaaagcagcacgtttattatattgatagctaagctcaaaagaagggggaCGAGGAGTCACACTAAAACTcgcatactcacgctcccaggacagccacagcactggagatgtcaggatccttcaaggtaagtgtcccacagcgcagcgatggatggtgcgatgaaggtaagtcttcccaaggcacgatggaatgcaatgcagtgaaccactggccaggcggtccaggtgaagggccttcacgggaggtacaagcttgtgagtgcactcctgagcacatggccccttccccttttaaggacctactcctcatggcctgcgactagagatgacttggctgcatctggttggtcacactccaccttgggcagtgtccatgcattgggtgtgtgagtgctgcctaattagagtcccagacatcTTGTCTATctaggagctcttctgatcttccagctgtttaagcagcccattcatcccacaagcattccaggagggaggggtgggggaaagccacttcacaggtattcaaagagggagaggagacaaggggagggaggggggaaagtgtaacagaccttttgagcatacaggttatacatagcatacagaccACTGGTGCTCCTACAACAGCGATCTTTGTGAAAGGTCTATCCCCAGTCAACCACGGTGTGAGAGCCTAATGTACATGCTGTGGGATACCCAGCCAGTCCTCCAGAGACCCCAGGGCAGAGCAGACTTGACATTCCTGATACTTACAGGGTAAATAGgaagcaagaaaaataaatacatagacTGTTCAGACCCTCCCTatccatcataaagaagcaagaaCTTTTTGTAGGTCCCTTTTAAAAGTGGGAAGCTCATTTTCCCGTGTGCAGATGTTAAAGGCACCTGATGCAGTTTGTAGGTGCAGGGGCTTTCCCCAGGGCCAGAGTGTGAAAGATTCACCAAAGAGTCAAGATCACAAGCTCAGTCTCAGTTGGAAAGGATGGCACAAATACATCCCAGAGGGCTGCACGTACCTGTCTAAGGGAGCAGGAGAACTGGACTTTAATATTTGGGGAATAGGATGTGCACCCATATTGAAAGACGCTATTGTCCTCTGTACAGAAAGGGGGcaatcacacacaaaaatgtctCTTTCTCTTTGCCCGGGCCTGGGTTCTGTAACTATAATGTTACACGAAGACACCTGCTAGTATTTAATTGCTGTTGCTGGTGATGTTTATAGGGGGAGCTAGTAGCAGCCCCTATATTTAGGCTGCCTGACCCTTTCCATAATAAAATAGTCTTGcaatcttttctttgcaacaaatCTGAGGAATCGTCCCAgtttgaggtgtcattagaggaagttttggaacaaattgataaactaaacagtaataagtcaccaggaccagatggtattcacccaagagttctgaaggaattcaaatgtgaaattacaaaactactaactgtaatctataacctatcatttaatcagcttctgtaccgaAATGActgaagatagctaatgtgataccaatttgtaaaaagggctctagaggtgatcctggcaattacagatcagtaagcctgacttcagtaaggggcaaactggttgaaagtatagtaaagaacaaaactgtcagacacatagataaacataatttgttggggaataatcaacatggtttttgtaaagggaaatcatgcctcaccaatctactagaattctttgagggggtcaacaagcatgtggacaagggggatccagtggatatcgtgtacttagattttcagaaagcctttggcaaggtacctcaccaaaggctcgtaaacaaagtaagctgtcatgggataagagggaaggtcctctcatggattggtaactgattaaaagataggaaattaagagtaggaataaatggtcagttttcagaatggagagaggtaaatagtggtgtcccccaaggttCTGTACTGGGCACAGTCCTAttccacatattcataaatgatctgtaaaaactagtaaacagtgaggtggcaaaatttgcagatgatacaaaactactcaagatagttaaatccaaaggagactgtgaagagctacaaaaggatctcacaaaactgggtgactgggcaacaaaatggcagatgaaattcaatgttgataaatgcaaagtaatgcacattggaaaacataatcccaactatacatatacaatgatgcgGTCTAAATTAGAtgctaccactcaagaaggagatcttggagtcattgtggatagttctctgaaaatatccactcaatgtgcagcggcagtcaaaaaatcaaacagaacattgggaatcattaagaaagggatagataataagacagaaagtatcatattgcgtctatataaatccatggtatgcccacatcttgaatactgcatgcagatgtggtcgccccatctcaaaaaagaaggggtggagtggggtgggtcagAAAGAAGAGGGGTCAgggtttgggagaaggggtggagtgggggcgggacctgggggGGGAGTTTAGCAGCCCCCAGGAACTGTCAAAGTTGGCGCCTCTACACTGTTCTATGGGAACGATGGCCTTTCACAGATTCCTTAGACATAGTTTGCCAACCCCCGTTTGTCCTCAGGAGACAGGTGGAGAACCGCTGACACAAACTGTTCAGAACAATCCCCATTACCCCTCCAGCACTTGTGTTCCTGCCTGAATATCACTGAGCTCGAACCTCCCACAGTGCCGCctcctgctgccaccaccaaagcaGTGATGGGGTCACGCTGGGCACCGCCAGGCCTTTCCTCACCGTGAGAGCCATTAGCctggtcagcagggggcgctgcagacCCACCCCCTGAGTCATTTCAATCCAGCCCTGGGAAAGccctgcactgaccagggacagggCCGGGTTGGGAGGGGCAGGACGAGCTGTCCCCAGTTGCTCGGTCCCAGCTCTGATTTCCAGGGGGCGAATGCTGCTCTGGGAGACGCTCCCACAGCTGTGCCTAGACCACACTGGGGCTGCACAGCCTGTTTGGGTTGTTGGCTGGGGCTGTCTTGGGATGCCCAGCTGTGACCCAGGGCAGAATTGGCTCTGTGATGCCAGGACTGGCTGTGACAGAGACCTGAGCTGTTCCATGGATGCCGATCTAAGGGATACGGGCCGCAGGCCTGATGCCTGATGCTCACCCCCTTCCAGAATCGCTCTCCCCCGGGGTggggcctcccaccccacccccggcttCACCCGCCCCAAAGGACCCTGACTGCCTGGTTGTGCTGAAATCCCTGTTACCTTTGAACCATCACAGGGGACAGGTAAATATTTGAGGGTAAACCAGCAAGGGGCAGTGACCTGGGGCCATCTCTCTGCATCCCTGGAGCTGACACCAAGCCAGGGCAAGCAGGCTGCAGTCTCACTGTGTAGGTGTCTGAAGTGGGGCGGGACAGGAGGTGACAGaccagccctttcccctccccctcttccaaATCCCAACTCACTCCCTTGTGTTTTCTTCTGAGTCTCTCTCTGCAGGAGAGTCCCAGTCCCAATGGATCATAcatccctctcccagccctgtcTGCCCCCTGCACTGGACAGGACATTAATGAGACACAATGCATCCCACCCCCACTGCAGGAATTCAGAATGGGCTGGGTGTAGGGGACTCGGGGCAGTGGGTATTTCTGTTACAGAGCCGATTTGCCCATTAAACAAGGAAACCCAGTTCTCCTCCCCCCCTCGAGTGAGGGCAAACATGGAAACTGAAttctcctcccagcccagctggggctccgcTGGCGCGTGTGCCCATGTGTGAGTGAGAGCCCTCAGCCAGCTGGTAGATTTTTGCACCCCAGGTAATTATTTCATACCATAAACCTACCGTAAAAGAACATGATTCACGCGACGAAGCTGAGCGCTGGCACGTTAGGAAATGTCCGACTCACAGAGCGAACAGGACGTGCTTGTGTAAGAACAGACTGTACTATGACGTGCTCGCACGAGGGGGCCGAGTGAGGGATGACACAGGCAATCTGCCCTCTGGCATTGCTGAACTTTTCACTTCTAGACTTTGCAACCTTCATGCTCCTGGGATGGAGTTTTGGGGTTTAATTTctagtgctggggggaggggttaaagaaaaaaaacattttcttgctTGCCTCTGTACAGACCCCAGCCCTACAGCCCAGAGCCGTGGATTGTAAGACCAGGAGGGGCCATTAGATCAGCTGGACCAGTGGGTCTCACACTTTTGTATTGGGGACCCCTTTCGCTCAGCAAACCTGTGTGCCACCACCCCCTGCTTATAAACTACAAatcctttttttatatttaacactattagaaatgctggaggtgaagtggggtttgAGGGTGGAGGCAGCCAGCTTGCGACCCCAACATAATAACcgtgcaaccccctgaggggtcacgacccccagtttgggaaccaatgATCTCGACTgagctcctgcataacacaggccagagagctgCATCAGCTCTCCCTGTGCTCAGCCCATTGCTTGTGTTTGAACACAGCCTGTCctcctgcaaggcagccagtcgGGATTTGAAGATGTCCCTCGTTGTTCTCTCCATCCCAACTTGTAAATAAGAGCCAGTGGAAAAATGAAAGTTGGCTCCAAGCACAATGCGCCTTCCCCTCGGCCGAGGTGTATTTCGATGGGAACCCATAGGAGGAGCTATTCTGTCTGTGCCCTGTCCCATCCAGGGGGTCTGTGGGGCTGGCTCCGTGCGGTAGAAGAGCAGGGGGTCTGTGGGGTTAGGAACAGGCTCAGTGCTGATGAAGGGCAGTGGGTCTGTACAGCATGTTCAGTGTGGGTGGAAAAGACGAGGGCTGGAGCCACAGGCTCcggcttcctctgggccctgggggtgctcaaccccctgctctgccccaagctcccaccccgccccttcccacccagttccacccctcccccaagcacatcttgtccccactcctccccctccccccagctcctcccgcaCACGgtggaacagctgatcatggtgggTGGGAAACGTTGTGAGAGAGGGGGAGCAGTTGATCAGCGTGGCTGCTGGCAGAcaggaggcagtgggaggaggaggagctgcctgccagtgggtgctaagcacccctaatttttttccatgggtgctccatggCTGAAGCACCTACGGCATCGGCGCCTCTGGCTGGAGTATACTCAGCACACAAGCAATGTACGGAGACTGTGGCAGCAAAGATTCAGcttcataggcctggtctacactaggcatttatgtcgaagttagcaccgttacatcgaattaaccctgcacccgtccacactgcgattctatttagttcgacatagaggtctctttaattagacttctgtactcctccctgacgaggggagtagcgctaaattcgacatagccatgtcgaattaggctaggtgtggatggaaatcgacgctaatagctccgggagctatcccacagtgcaccactctgttgacgctctggacagcagtacgagctcggatgctctgaccagccacacaggaaaagccccgggaaaatttgaatttgaattccttttcctgtctggccagtttgaatctcatttcctgtctggacatcgtggcgatcacagcagcactggcaatgatgcagagctctccagcagtgatggccgtgcagtctgtgaatagaaagagggccccagcatggactgatcaggaagtcttggatctcatcgctgtgtggggcgatgagtccgtgctttctgagctgcactccaagaaacggaatgcaaagatctatgagaagatctctaaagacatgtcagagagaggatacagccgggatgcaacgcagtgccgcatgaaaatcaaggagctgagacaaggctaccagaagaccaaagaggcaaacggacgctccggatcccatccccagacatcccgtttctacgaggcattgcattccatcctcggtgcggccgccaccactaccccaccactgaccgtggactctgaggatgggatagtgtccacggccggttcctcagacatgttaggggacggggaagatgaggaaggagatgaggagggcgaggcagtcggcagcgctcacaacgctgatttccccaacagccaggatctcttcatcacccttacagagatcccctaccaagcgtccccagccgttaccccggacacagaatctggggaaggatcagccagtaagtgttgtaaacatctaaacatttatttttaacagaacaggaatattaacaattaaaagaatgggttgttcatgattactttgccctaggcgcttaacggttcagtcatgggcagtgcaagttttgaaaaaaaatctagcaatgtccggttttccgtgattgtcctgcccaagccgctctactgtttagtccctgctactgcagctacagtaaaatgcggtctatatgtccggggatagagcagtaatcctcctgggacatctcgatgaagctctcctggaggtaattggaaagccgttgcatgaggttcctggggagagcggccttattgggtcctccgaagtatgacacgttgccgcgccacgagactatcaagtactcgggaatcattgctctgcacagcagggcggcatacagccctggtctttggaggctttcccggagcattctctctctctcgctctcagagatcctcatcagggtgatgtcgctcatggtgacctgctttgaattaggtaggggaatgttagtgttgggactgctttcccgttcctttacagaactgtaaccgctggtttgcagccacgcagtggaggcgggagaggggcagccgaaagggatcgttcccggggacagccgcgagggggtgggacaggagcagagttcccgcttgccggattgctggcagcagggactgacacaagtctacggcttaccatgtctgcctgcaacagaaattctgttgtgctgccccgcttctcaaatgtgctgtgcaagaccccaggcactgaatgcgaaggccgagaattcgaccttgtgctgagtgcgcatgtgataggtgctgtgcatggtcttgttcacagagaaagactatgttctttgttcacaactacatttatctttctgaggaattcactccctttttcccatttccacagccccatctgcgactgtctcacaacctagcctggcatcacactcccagaggctagcgcagattaggcgtaggaagaagaggacacgggaggacatgttctcgaagcttatggcctgttcccaagcccaggcagcacagcagacccagtggcgggagaacttgacccaaatgcaccaagcaaacatggatcgggaggagaggtggcggcaggaagaccagcaggcgactcaaacgctgcttggactactgagggagcaaacagacacgctccggcgccttgtggatgttctgcaggaacggaggcaggaggacagagccccgctgcagtccatctctaaccgccctcccccgccaccaagtcccatacccacctcacccaaagtgcaaagaaggagaggcggcagagtccgtgctaactctcactccacccctgcagagagctctagtagcagaaggctctcattccccaaaatttgaaaagttctttccttcccgcctgacacaaggcCCCGTCCAAGTTtaacctcccagttccatgtgtagttgataataaaaaatacgtttctgttaactactgtttcaatcatgttcttttggaggaggaggggaaagggggttggtaattggacaggacagtcacctttggcagggtacatagtcgggggcaggcacagcagcagggcacatacacagtgcagtgatgcagtgactagttaccctggttagtctgggaggttgttttcatgttatgttggggggggggttgctctgtgactttgtggcgggggagggcagttacagatcttaagcggcggtccttatgcaggatcacagagccacgcagcaggggatctgtaaacgtcctccccctgccacaaagtcacatagcccccccatacacacagtaccgatcaggaggggtgacaggctccgttgaaacaaccatcccaccgcagcggagcctgtcaatccttgagtttagaagcttcattcgcgtcactacactacacccgctccgcaccacagtctgcgtcccagttttaaaaaattcccgcgaaaacagtattaaagaaaacggtgtgcattaacaaagtagaactatttttatttcgaaacgtgtgttggaaggggggtgaagggggtatgtaactggataggatagtcaacattaactgggtaaagaaacgggggcaggttcagcttctctgtacacaaactttaaagtgacaggttaccctgctcactcaggaactttgctttcaaagcctcacggatgcacagcgcttcccactggtctcttctaatcacccggctgtctggctgtgcataatcagcagccaggctattttccttaacctcccaccccgccataaaggtctcccccttgctctcacagagattgtggagcacacagcaagctgctataacaatggggagattggtttcgctgagatcacagcgagtcagtaagcttctccatctccccttgagacggccaaaagcacactccaccaccattctgcacttgctcagccggtagttgaagagttctttttcagtgtccagggcgccagtatagggcttcatgagccagggcattagcgggtaggctgggtccccgaggatgactataggcatctccacatccccaacagttattttgtggtccgggaagtaaataccttgctgcagccgtctaaacagaccagagttcctgaaaacacgagcgtcatgaaccttgcccggccatcccacgtagatgttagtaaaacgtcccctgtggtccaccagtgcttgcagcaccatggaaaagtagccctttcggttaatgtactgggtggcctggtggtccggtgccaggatagggatgtgagttccatctatggccccaccgcagtttgggaatcccatcgctgcgaagccatctatgatcgcctccacgtttcccagggtcactacctttggcagcagtacatcaacgattgccttcgctacttgcatcacaacaacccccacggtagatttgcccaccccaaattggttcgcgactgaccggtagctgtctggcgttgcaagcttccagagggctatggccactcgcttctggacagtcagtgcagctcgcaaccgggtgtcattgcgcttcagggcaggggacagcaactcacaaagttccaggaaagttcccttccgcatgcgaaagtttcgcagccactgggattcatcccagacctgcagcactatgcgatcccaccactcagtgcttgtttcccgtgcccagaatcgccgttccacggcatcaacatgacccattgccaccgtgatgtcctcggcgctgggtcccgtgctttctgagaggtctgtgctactctcagacttcaggccatcactgcggtgccgtagcctcctcgcctgacttttctgtatctgcctcagggaaagctatatgataagctgcgaggcgttgagagcggccacaactgcagcgatgttcgcagcgtgctccatgctcgcagtgctgtggcgtccgcgctgtcaatgactggaaaagtgcgcgaactgatttcccgccggcgctttcagggagggagggcgggagtgatggacggatgacgacagttacccaaaagcaccctggacacattttgttacccagaaggcttttgcggctacacccagaattccaatgggcagaggggactgcgggaactgtgggatagctgaccacagtgcaccacttcgaatgtcgacgctttcaccgttagtgtggactcacaaagtcgaattactgtccttagtgtggacacacacgttcgactttgcaatatcgattccaaaaattcgatgcaagtaaaatcgaactactctcgtagtgtagacaaggccatagattCCTGGAGCAGAACTTAAAGGAAACCATGCAACcttgatttcaaaattgccagtgatggagaattcatcacAACACTTGGGAAATTGTTCTACTGGTTAACTACCCTCCCTGTTGAAAATATACACTatatttccagtctcaatttgtctagcttcaacttccacccaCTGGATTgtattatgcctttctctgctaaattgaacAGTctgttatcaaatatttgtttcccatgtaggtacttatagactaattAGCCATCTCTGTGGTAAGGTAAATAAGTTCAGCACTTGAGGATATCACTATAACGCATGTTTCTAATCCATtagtcattctcgtggctcttctttgaaccctctccaatttatccacatccttcttgaaagtTGAAACTGgtcacaggattccagcagtggtcgcactagtgccaaatactgTACAGAGAtaaaatcacctctctgctcctactccagattcccctgtttatgcatccaaggatcacattaaccctttgggccacagcatcacattggaaggtcatgttcagctgattatccagcacTGCCCCAAaccctttttcagagtcacccatcctgtaagtatggtcgACGGTCTTTGTTCCCAGgtgtgtacatttacatttagccacattggaacacatattgtttgcttgcgcccagcttACCAAATTTATCAGTAATTTGTCCTCTTCGttgtttaccactcccccaatgttTGTGTTGTCTGCAGGCTTCATCACTGATGATTTTAGGTTTTCTTCCACATCCttgataaaaatgtgaaatatcataggacaaaaaaatgATCCTTACATGACCCCCTGGAAACTCCTCCGATCAATCatggttccccatttacaattatattttgagacctatcagtaagccagtttttaatccatttaatgcgtgccatgttaattttatataatgttccagttttttaatcaaaatgttgtgcagtatcaAGTCAAACATCTTACAGAAATCTCAGTATagtacatcaacactattacctttatctaTGAAActtataatctcatcaaaaaaagatatcaaattagtttgacaggatctgttttccataagcCCATGCTAATTGGTATTAATCATATGACTCTCTTCTAATTCTTTATTAACCAAGTCCCGTATCAACCACTCCATTATTGTGCCAGGGATccatgtcagactgacaggcctctaattacccaggtcatcccatttaacATTTAAAGTAttagcacaacattagctttctcccAGTtgtctggaacttccccagtgttcaagACTTACTGAGAATCACCACTAATGGTCCAATGAGCTCCTCAGCCAacccttttaaaactcttggatataAGTTATCTGgagctgctgattttaaaatgtctcactttggtagctgctgtttaacattctccccagatactagtggaatggaatgAGTGTTCTCCTCTTCATATGACATGACAacttcatctgttttttcccaaatgcagaacacaaatatttattgaacccTTTTGCCTTTTCAGCATTCAGGAGCAGCAGACGCTCCCAAAAAGTGGGGTGCCACTGGTGCCCGAGCCATGGCCCCCCTTTTCATCATCCATTCCACACGAGCCCCCATCCCCACatcacctcttccccccaagagcccgcccccattccctcctctctgcccccttgcACCCATTGCTTGACCTTACAGTAAAAAGTGAGAGGAAATAGCCCTGCCGCTTTTTAAaatgatggggccatggccccctagCACCCCTGTCCAGTGCCCTtgtctgcattattattgataattctaccatttcatctagtaatggaccagtacCATTGTTAGCATTCAGATTATTCTTCGGATATGTGGCACTTCATGTAATTTCTGATAAAGTCTACCAGGGCACAGTTCCACATAACTCAGCCCAAGCAGCAGAAGTAATAGCTGTCATTGTTGCACTAGAAAATGCCAACACCAATACAAACATCACGGTTTGCACCGATTCAGACTGGATAATGCGAGCATTGCTTGACTGGATGACAGTATGGAAGCGGAGAAATACGTTATCAGCAGATAATCACCCTGTAGCTTACGCGGGATGCCTTCTCCATGCATGGTCCTTAGTGGAAGCAAGGAGGGCCCATCATCAGAATCAAGCTGAATTTTCACTGTTATATAGTAGAGTGGATCAGCTAGCTAAACAAGCTGCTCTTCTTGGGCCAGAAACAACTTGGAATAAAGTGAATCACACCATCAGTGCAGTCAGACCAGTTGATTGTACAGATCACCATGACATAGTCTATCTTCAAGGGCAGGATGCTGAAATTGCAAAGTTACTGAAGGAAGGCAAATGCTAAACACACCGAATATCCAAGCATGCATCAAGGTTGGTAATGTCTGCAAAGGAAAAATCTGATCAACCTGATAACACCAATGAGGACCCGATACCAATACTAGTGGTTCCTACTATTTTAAGAAAGGAGCTAGTACAACTAGCCCATGGACAAGGATACTTGGGTTAACAAAAGACACTACAGGGATTGGCTACAGTGGGATGGTGGCCT includes:
- the LOC135977298 gene encoding uncharacterized protein LOC135977298, with protein sequence MMQSSPAVMAVQSVNRKRAPAWTDQEVLDLIAVWGDESVLSELHSKKRNAKIYEKISKDMSERGYSRDATQCRMKIKELRQGYQKTKEANGRSGSHPQTSRFYEALHSILGAAATTTPPLTVDSEDGIVSTAGSSDMLGDGEDEEGDEEGEAVGSAHNADFPNSQDLFITLTEIPYQASPAVTPDTESGEGSATPSATVSQPSLASHSQRLAQIRRRKKRTREDMFSKLMACSQAQAAQQTQWRENLTQMHQANMDREERWRQEDQQATQTLLGLLREQTDTLRRLVDVLQERRQEDRAPLQSISNRPPPPPSPIPTSPKVQRRRGGRVRANSHSTPAESSSSRRLSFPKI